The proteins below are encoded in one region of Casimicrobium huifangae:
- a CDS encoding transporter, which translates to MAWLSANAAAAAEPTETLRNHYNDPFVRVTNAIAACPLPRGPFMTEREAQAEAHPRIERGTTCFMAGKCKEPNAYRYDARIAERAQAAVVDAVRETPALAKSSVWLTVQRRFVFAQGCVGDRRQIAQWEALLRAVPDVEYVSADFAVGSTAKQFQRVPYPVMPTGNAKLP; encoded by the coding sequence TTGGCCTGGTTGTCGGCCAACGCTGCGGCGGCTGCAGAGCCCACGGAGACGCTCAGGAACCACTACAACGATCCCTTCGTTCGGGTTACCAACGCAATCGCGGCCTGTCCGCTGCCGCGCGGGCCGTTCATGACCGAGCGCGAGGCGCAGGCCGAGGCACATCCGCGCATTGAGCGCGGCACCACCTGCTTCATGGCGGGCAAGTGCAAGGAGCCAAATGCGTACCGCTACGACGCGCGGATTGCTGAGCGGGCACAGGCTGCCGTGGTCGACGCGGTGCGCGAGACGCCTGCGCTGGCGAAATCAAGCGTGTGGCTCACCGTGCAACGGCGCTTCGTCTTTGCGCAAGGTTGTGTCGGCGACCGGCGCCAGATTGCGCAATGGGAAGCATTGCTGCGGGCGGTCCCGGACGTGGAGTATGTGAGCGCGGACTTCGCGGTGGGCTCTACGGCGAAACAGTTTCAGCGGGTGCCTTACCCGGTGATGCCGACGGGCAATGCGAAGTTGCCGTGA
- a CDS encoding DUF4124 domain-containing protein, whose translation MIRILPLLVVATAMFALTPATAQTAFRCDQNGQTVYSDKPCPAGAAGKAVTPTHDSAAQKSASQDANQQMRKDNTELNKRLSEREAREAKERADARKAAAKATPAKDAGGKAGKAAANAKGSKLKSAKGNGGTSGKRKSAGTAAAIKPAA comes from the coding sequence ATGATTCGTATCCTTCCACTGCTCGTCGTCGCTACCGCGATGTTTGCCCTGACGCCTGCAACGGCTCAAACCGCCTTCCGCTGCGACCAGAACGGCCAGACGGTCTACAGCGACAAGCCCTGCCCTGCTGGCGCAGCTGGCAAGGCGGTCACGCCCACACACGACAGCGCGGCGCAGAAATCCGCCTCACAGGACGCCAACCAACAGATGCGCAAGGACAACACTGAACTGAACAAGCGGCTAAGCGAAAGGGAAGCGCGCGAAGCCAAGGAGCGAGCCGATGCGAGAAAAGCGGCGGCAAAAGCCACGCCCGCAAAGGACGCCGGCGGCAAGGCAGGCAAAGCAGCGGCCAATGCAAAGGGCAGCAAGCTGAAGTCTGCGAAGGGGAACGGCGGAACATCCGGCAAACGCAAGTCCGCCGGTACCGCAGCGGCTATCAAGCCCGCTGCATAA
- a CDS encoding oxidoreductase: MSTFKAYLTSQEGKSVKTELVDMTTDQLDEGEVLIDVKHSTVNYKDALSATGAGRIIRRFPCVGGIDLAGTVASSSDPAFKPGDTVIATSYDVGVAHHGGYAQKARIPAAWLVKAPAGMTTFDAMSYGTAGFTAALAVHRMQHDGLSPDKGPVLVNGATGGVGMVAIEILAKLGYDVVAVTGKEKDADLLKSIGAKEVLVRGQFEMTEKPLGPETYAGAVDNLGGEQLSWLTRVMKVGGTIASVGLAQGWEVKTTVMPFILRGVLLLGIDSVNCPMSLRRELWGKLANEWKCDKLASHCRTVSFAELPTVFDAYVKGAVTGRTVVQVS; the protein is encoded by the coding sequence GTGCTGATTGACGTCAAGCACTCAACGGTGAACTACAAGGATGCGCTCTCCGCGACGGGTGCCGGTCGCATCATCCGGCGCTTTCCCTGCGTTGGCGGCATTGATCTGGCGGGGACGGTGGCGAGCTCCAGCGATCCGGCGTTCAAGCCGGGTGACACCGTGATCGCGACTTCGTATGACGTCGGGGTGGCGCATCACGGCGGTTACGCGCAGAAGGCGCGCATTCCGGCGGCCTGGCTGGTGAAAGCGCCTGCCGGGATGACGACGTTCGACGCGATGAGCTACGGCACCGCCGGCTTCACCGCTGCGCTCGCCGTGCATCGCATGCAGCATGACGGCTTGTCGCCCGACAAAGGCCCGGTGCTGGTGAATGGCGCGACCGGGGGCGTGGGCATGGTGGCGATCGAGATTCTGGCCAAACTGGGCTACGACGTGGTGGCGGTGACAGGCAAGGAGAAGGACGCCGATTTGCTGAAGTCGATTGGCGCGAAGGAGGTGCTGGTGCGCGGGCAGTTCGAGATGACCGAGAAGCCGTTGGGGCCGGAGACTTACGCGGGCGCCGTGGACAACCTCGGTGGCGAACAGCTCTCGTGGCTGACCCGCGTGATGAAAGTCGGCGGCACCATCGCCAGCGTGGGCCTGGCGCAAGGCTGGGAAGTGAAGACCACGGTGATGCCGTTCATCCTGCGCGGTGTGCTGCTGCTCGGCATCGACAGCGTGAATTGCCCGATGTCGCTGCGTCGTGAGCTGTGGGGCAAGCTGGCGAACGAGTGGAAATGCGACAAGCTCGCATCGCATTGCCGCACGGTGTCGTTCGCAGAATTGCCGACAGTGTTTGACGCCTATGTGAAGGGCGCGGTGACGGGGCGCACGGTGGTGCAGGTTTCCTGA